A window of Phycobacter azelaicus contains these coding sequences:
- a CDS encoding bifunctional allantoicase/(S)-ureidoglycine aminohydrolase — MTDRSYFTPSGGHPGQEQLLTGRAVFTEAYAVIPKGTMQDIVTSVLPGWTGMRMWVIARPLSGFAETFSQYIVELQPGGGSDTPETDPRAQGGLFVTAGTLELTINGAAHVLTDGGFAYVPPGSTWSLRNTGDSLASFHWIRKQWQSALGLSAPTFFTVNEKDLAPNMMPGTDGRWGTTRFMNPEDLAHDMHVTIVTFEPGGTIPFAETHVMEHGLFVLEGKAVYRLNQDWVEVEAGDFMWLRAFCPQACYAGGPGRFRYLLYKDVNRHMPLSLQG; from the coding sequence ATGACAGACCGCAGTTATTTCACTCCGTCAGGAGGCCACCCTGGACAGGAGCAACTGCTCACCGGGCGCGCCGTGTTCACCGAAGCCTATGCCGTTATTCCCAAAGGCACCATGCAGGACATCGTCACCTCGGTTCTGCCAGGCTGGACAGGCATGCGCATGTGGGTGATTGCCCGCCCTCTCAGCGGATTTGCAGAGACCTTCTCGCAGTATATCGTCGAACTTCAGCCCGGCGGCGGCTCGGACACTCCGGAAACCGACCCACGCGCACAAGGTGGCCTGTTTGTCACTGCGGGAACGCTCGAGCTGACAATCAACGGCGCGGCCCATGTTCTTACCGACGGCGGCTTTGCCTATGTACCGCCGGGCAGTACGTGGTCGCTGCGCAATACGGGCGACAGCCTGGCCTCCTTCCACTGGATCCGGAAGCAGTGGCAGAGTGCGCTGGGGCTGTCCGCCCCTACATTCTTTACGGTAAACGAAAAGGATCTGGCCCCCAACATGATGCCGGGCACCGATGGGCGTTGGGGTACGACACGTTTCATGAACCCCGAAGATCTGGCCCACGACATGCATGTCACCATCGTCACCTTTGAACCCGGCGGCACGATACCTTTTGCGGAAACACATGTGATGGAACACGGCCTGTTCGTGCTGGAAGGTAAGGCCGTCTACCGCCTCAATCAGGACTGGGTAGAGGTCGAGGCCGGGGATTTCATGTGGCTGCGCGCCTTTTGCCCGCAGGCCTGCTATGCAGGCGGACCCGGCCGGTTCCGCTATCTCCTGTACAAGGACGTGAACCGCCACATGCCGTTGTCTTTGCAGGGCTGA
- a CDS encoding IclR family transcriptional regulator translates to MTKTPQDRNISSSFAKGLKVLAVFDAETPSLTLAEIARRTGQDRATARRGALTLVQAGYLRQDGRMLSLTPRVLALAGGFLQANQFGRRVQPLLNQHARALDAGITLCMLDQDRVLVLAQSTVDQGPVTYGFTAGAHIPLAHTSLGRMLLAGLPADEINETLSRVPIPRHTETSLTDPDAISQQVDLARQQGWSLTDSEFEAGILGIAVPVSAPGRTPIVVGASVPRGQSTDKDTEALLRGLQVCAADLRQSRAVEAL, encoded by the coding sequence ATGACCAAGACCCCACAAGATCGAAACATATCTTCCAGCTTTGCCAAAGGCCTGAAGGTTTTGGCCGTGTTCGATGCGGAAACGCCCAGCCTGACCCTTGCTGAAATTGCCCGTCGCACCGGGCAGGACCGGGCGACAGCGCGCCGCGGAGCCTTAACGTTGGTGCAGGCGGGATACCTGCGACAAGACGGGCGGATGCTGTCACTGACCCCGCGTGTCTTGGCTTTGGCAGGCGGGTTCCTTCAGGCAAATCAGTTCGGGCGCCGTGTTCAACCTCTCCTCAACCAGCACGCCCGCGCCCTCGACGCCGGTATCACCCTTTGTATGCTCGATCAGGATCGGGTTCTCGTTCTTGCCCAGTCCACAGTGGATCAGGGCCCGGTGACCTATGGCTTCACCGCTGGAGCTCATATTCCACTGGCGCACACCAGTCTGGGGCGCATGCTCCTGGCCGGGCTGCCAGCAGATGAGATCAACGAGACCTTGTCGCGGGTCCCGATCCCGCGTCACACCGAAACCTCTCTGACCGATCCGGACGCGATCAGTCAGCAAGTCGATCTTGCGCGACAACAAGGCTGGTCGCTGACCGACAGCGAATTTGAGGCCGGCATTCTGGGCATTGCGGTGCCGGTATCGGCCCCCGGGAGGACCCCGATCGTTGTTGGAGCCTCTGTGCCGCGGGGCCAAAGCACTGATAAAGACACCGAGGCGCTGTTGCGTGGCCTGCAAGTCTGCGCTGCGGATCTCAGACAATCACGGGCTGTAGAGGCTTTGTGA
- the uraH gene encoding hydroxyisourate hydrolase has protein sequence MTGYLTTHVLDTARGCPAAGMTITLFRVEGARREALAEMTTNSDGRTDSPILPQNGFGVGTYELEFDAGAYLRATGQASEDPLFLDTVPIRFGISDADAHYHVPLLLSPFGYSTYRGS, from the coding sequence ATGACTGGATACCTGACCACACATGTTCTGGATACTGCCCGCGGCTGCCCAGCTGCCGGAATGACAATAACACTCTTCCGCGTCGAGGGCGCACGCCGTGAAGCGCTCGCCGAGATGACGACCAACTCGGACGGACGCACAGACAGCCCCATCCTGCCGCAGAACGGTTTCGGTGTCGGCACCTATGAGCTGGAGTTTGACGCAGGCGCCTATCTGCGCGCCACCGGACAGGCGAGTGAGGATCCTTTGTTCCTTGATACGGTTCCCATCCGCTTTGGCATCAGCGACGCAGACGCACATTACCATGTGCCGCTTCTGCTCTCGCCCTTTGGCTACTCCACCTACCGCGGCAGTTAG
- the puuE gene encoding allantoinase PuuE yields MIRYPRNMIGYGATPPDAAWPGGAKIAVQFVLNYEEGGENSVLHGDAASEAFLSDIAGAAPWPGQRHWNMESIYEYGARAGFWRLHRMFTGADIPVTIYGVATALARSPEQVAAMKDANWEIASHGLKWVEHKDMPEDAERAAIAEAVRLHAEVVGTRPRGWYTGRCSVNTVRLVAEEGGFDYISDTYDDDLPYWLEVGNRDQLIIPYTLEANDMRFATAPGYITGEQFFQYLKDAFDVLYAEGEAGAPKMMSVGLHCRLIGRPGKAAGLKRFIEYIKGFEGVWCPRRIDVAEHWARVHPHQRRNLPSRMEREDFVAAYGGVFEHSAWVADRAFELELGAAHDTAIGLHNALCRVFRSASEVERLGVLTAHPDLAGKLAAAKRLTAESTSEQASAGLDALTDAERERFTRLNAAYMEKHGFPFIIAVRDHDKASILAAFERRIGNDRAEEFDEACHQVERIAEFRLKDLLP; encoded by the coding sequence ATGATCAGATATCCCCGCAACATGATTGGCTATGGGGCGACACCTCCGGACGCGGCTTGGCCTGGGGGGGCGAAGATCGCCGTGCAATTCGTTCTGAACTATGAAGAGGGCGGTGAGAACTCTGTTCTACACGGTGATGCGGCTTCTGAGGCCTTTCTGTCGGACATTGCCGGTGCGGCGCCCTGGCCCGGACAGCGCCATTGGAACATGGAGTCGATATACGAGTACGGCGCGCGCGCAGGCTTCTGGCGGCTGCACCGCATGTTCACTGGCGCCGATATACCGGTGACGATCTATGGGGTTGCGACCGCCCTTGCACGCTCACCAGAGCAGGTTGCGGCGATGAAAGATGCAAATTGGGAGATTGCATCACACGGGCTGAAGTGGGTGGAGCACAAGGATATGCCGGAGGACGCAGAGCGCGCTGCGATTGCCGAGGCGGTTCGGCTGCATGCCGAGGTTGTCGGCACTCGTCCGCGTGGCTGGTACACGGGTCGCTGCAGCGTCAACACTGTGCGCCTTGTCGCCGAGGAGGGTGGTTTTGACTATATCTCTGACACCTACGATGATGATCTGCCTTATTGGCTGGAAGTGGGGAACCGCGACCAGTTGATCATCCCCTACACGCTGGAAGCCAACGACATGCGGTTTGCAACAGCTCCGGGGTACATCACCGGTGAGCAGTTCTTTCAGTATCTGAAGGATGCGTTTGATGTCCTTTATGCCGAGGGTGAGGCAGGCGCGCCAAAGATGATGTCTGTCGGCCTTCATTGCCGTCTAATCGGGCGACCGGGCAAGGCTGCTGGACTGAAGCGCTTTATTGAATACATCAAGGGTTTCGAAGGAGTTTGGTGTCCGCGGCGGATCGATGTCGCCGAGCATTGGGCGCGTGTGCATCCCCACCAGCGCCGCAATTTGCCCAGTCGGATGGAGCGCGAGGATTTCGTCGCTGCATATGGAGGAGTATTTGAGCATTCCGCGTGGGTCGCGGATCGGGCCTTCGAGCTGGAACTGGGCGCAGCTCATGACACGGCGATCGGTCTGCACAACGCGCTGTGTCGTGTGTTCCGTTCGGCCAGCGAAGTGGAACGCCTGGGCGTCTTGACCGCCCACCCTGATTTGGCCGGTAAACTCGCGGCGGCCAAGCGCCTTACGGCCGAAAGCACCTCTGAACAGGCAAGCGCGGGGCTTGATGCTCTCACGGATGCAGAGCGAGAGCGCTTTACCCGCTTGAACGCGGCCTACATGGAGAAACATGGTTTTCCGTTCATCATCGCCGTGCGCGATCATGACAAGGCGAGCATTCTGGCGGCCTTCGAACGGCGGATCGGCAATGACCGGGCTGAGGAATTCGATGAGGCGTGTCATCAGGTGGAGCGGATTGCCGAGTTTCGCCTCAAGGACCTTCTGCCATGA
- a CDS encoding aromatic ring-hydroxylating dioxygenase subunit alpha, giving the protein MISQELNDSLTRVGKGSDAGEVLRRYWQPAALLDELQQGRPVVPVRLLGEDLVLFRDSEGQLGLIGRHCPHRGADMCYGRLEDNGLRCPFHGWHFNRSGQCVEQPGEPEGSRMHEKIQTASYPVVEKNGIIWAYMGPGEPPEFPSFDCFRAPDTHVFAFKGLWECNWLQAMEVGIDPAHASFLHRFLQDEDPADSYGKQFRDKAGNTEIPMTKLLRDYPRPDIQVDEADHGLKITALRHMEDGRTHVRVTNQIFPEAICIPMSREMTITQWHVPIDDENCYWYSMFTSFDKPVDKDLMREQRLKEHVLPSYAPKKNKRNNYGYDPEEQERETYTGMGLDINVHDQWAVESMGAIQDRTEEHLGKTDVAIIRYRRMLRAAISAVKEGRERDLPMQGGLDVGGIFGPISNDSIAQDGDWQKAAGEADDARRSRCPWDASV; this is encoded by the coding sequence ATGATCAGCCAGGAACTCAACGACAGTCTAACCCGAGTCGGGAAAGGCAGCGATGCCGGAGAAGTTTTGCGCAGATACTGGCAACCCGCCGCTCTTCTGGACGAATTACAGCAGGGCAGGCCGGTGGTCCCGGTGCGCCTGTTGGGTGAAGACCTTGTGCTGTTCCGCGACAGTGAGGGCCAGCTGGGCCTGATCGGACGGCATTGTCCGCACCGGGGGGCTGACATGTGCTACGGACGGCTTGAAGACAACGGGTTGCGCTGCCCATTCCACGGTTGGCATTTCAATCGCTCTGGTCAGTGTGTCGAACAACCCGGTGAGCCGGAAGGCAGCCGGATGCACGAGAAGATCCAGACAGCCTCTTATCCGGTGGTGGAAAAGAACGGTATCATCTGGGCCTATATGGGCCCGGGGGAGCCTCCTGAATTTCCGAGCTTTGACTGCTTCCGGGCACCGGATACCCATGTCTTTGCCTTCAAGGGGCTATGGGAATGCAACTGGCTTCAGGCGATGGAGGTGGGGATTGACCCGGCTCATGCTTCCTTCCTGCACCGCTTCCTGCAGGACGAAGATCCGGCCGACAGCTATGGCAAGCAGTTCCGCGACAAGGCCGGCAATACCGAGATCCCGATGACCAAGCTGTTGCGCGATTATCCGCGCCCGGACATCCAGGTCGACGAGGCAGATCACGGGCTTAAGATCACCGCCCTGCGCCACATGGAGGACGGGCGCACCCATGTGCGCGTGACCAACCAGATCTTCCCGGAGGCGATCTGCATCCCGATGAGCCGTGAGATGACCATCACCCAGTGGCATGTGCCGATCGATGATGAGAACTGCTACTGGTATTCGATGTTCACCAGTTTCGACAAACCGGTCGACAAGGATCTGATGCGCGAGCAGCGCCTGAAGGAGCACGTGTTGCCCAGCTATGCGCCGAAGAAGAACAAGCGCAATAACTATGGCTATGACCCCGAGGAGCAGGAGCGCGAGACCTATACCGGCATGGGTCTTGATATCAACGTACACGATCAGTGGGCGGTGGAAAGCATGGGCGCCATCCAGGACCGCACAGAAGAGCATCTGGGCAAAACCGATGTAGCCATCATCCGCTATCGCCGCATGTTACGCGCGGCCATCTCCGCAGTGAAGGAGGGGCGTGAACGCGATCTTCCGATGCAGGGCGGGCTGGACGTGGGCGGTATTTTCGGGCCTATTTCCAATGACTCGATCGCGCAGGACGGCGATTGGCAGAAGGCGGCAGGGGAGGCGGACGATGCCCGTCGCAGTCGCTGCCCTTGGGATGCCAGCGTCTGA
- a CDS encoding glutamine synthetase family protein, with protein sequence MGRDYSTGKLAQMGLLSSDASALAQDLCSQVAAEGIETIRVLFADQHGILRGKTLVPEAFASVFDAGLNIPSTLLLKDTSHRTAFPVWSEAAKGPAHLMRGASDVMLVPRPETFRVLPWSPHSAWMLCTPVMRDGNPIAFASDTVLQTAVDRLAGQGMAATLGLEVEFQIYERLDDARDHGRCGMPGAPVQTRNLAQGYQYLTETRYGEMERALDLVRRNAQGLRLPVRSVEVEMGPSQVEFTFAPADPMTQADAMVMFRTMVKEVCAAEGMHASFMAKPRLENAMANGWHVHQSVQDIATGRNLFMPEAAGDLTVAASGWIAGLLTHAKAASLMIAPTVNSYKRYQPYQLAPNLIQWGSDNRGAMLRALTASRDPASRIENRAPDSSANPYYAFAAQLIAGAEGIKAGLAAPPPTTSPYEGEAEKLPASLGEALEAFEASTVFAAALGDDFSTYLSHLKRFEWERYLSTISEWEQAEYFNLF encoded by the coding sequence ATGGGCAGAGACTATTCCACCGGCAAGCTGGCCCAGATGGGTCTCTTGTCTTCCGATGCCAGTGCCTTGGCGCAGGACCTTTGCTCTCAGGTGGCCGCGGAAGGTATCGAAACCATTCGTGTCCTTTTCGCCGACCAGCACGGCATATTGCGTGGCAAGACGCTTGTGCCCGAGGCTTTTGCGTCTGTGTTTGATGCAGGGCTGAATATACCCTCGACGCTCTTGCTCAAGGACACCTCGCACCGTACTGCCTTTCCGGTCTGGTCCGAGGCTGCCAAGGGGCCTGCTCATTTGATGCGGGGCGCCAGCGACGTGATGCTGGTGCCGCGCCCCGAAACGTTTCGGGTGCTGCCGTGGTCGCCACATTCCGCTTGGATGTTGTGCACGCCGGTAATGCGCGATGGCAACCCGATTGCCTTTGCCTCGGATACCGTCCTGCAAACGGCTGTGGATCGCCTCGCAGGGCAGGGCATGGCGGCTACCCTCGGGCTGGAGGTGGAGTTCCAGATCTACGAGCGGCTCGACGACGCCCGCGATCATGGCCGCTGCGGCATGCCCGGTGCACCGGTGCAAACACGCAATCTGGCGCAGGGCTACCAGTACCTGACCGAGACACGCTATGGCGAGATGGAGCGCGCGCTGGATCTTGTTCGCCGCAATGCGCAAGGTCTGCGGCTGCCGGTGCGCTCGGTCGAGGTGGAGATGGGGCCGAGCCAGGTCGAATTCACGTTTGCCCCAGCGGATCCGATGACCCAGGCCGATGCCATGGTGATGTTCCGCACCATGGTGAAAGAGGTCTGTGCCGCCGAAGGGATGCACGCCAGTTTCATGGCCAAGCCCAGGCTTGAAAACGCCATGGCCAACGGCTGGCATGTGCATCAGTCGGTGCAGGACATTGCCACCGGGCGCAACCTTTTCATGCCCGAAGCGGCGGGCGATCTCACCGTCGCAGCCTCGGGATGGATCGCGGGCCTCCTGACCCATGCGAAGGCGGCCTCCCTGATGATCGCGCCGACGGTCAACAGCTACAAGCGCTATCAACCCTATCAGCTGGCTCCAAACCTCATCCAATGGGGGTCGGACAATCGCGGCGCCATGCTGCGGGCGCTGACGGCATCCCGTGATCCCGCCAGTCGGATCGAGAACCGTGCGCCCGACAGTTCTGCCAACCCCTATTATGCCTTTGCTGCCCAGCTGATCGCAGGGGCGGAAGGGATCAAGGCAGGGCTGGCGGCGCCTCCTCCCACGACCTCTCCTTACGAAGGGGAGGCAGAGAAGCTGCCTGCATCCTTGGGGGAAGCGCTGGAAGCCTTTGAGGCCTCTACTGTGTTTGCAGCGGCGCTCGGTGACGATTTCAGTACCTATCTGAGCCACCTCAAGCGGTTCGAATGGGAGCGTTACCTGAGCACC
- a CDS encoding LysR family transcriptional regulator: MSYLDNIRTFVRVYELGSMSAAGRDLRISPAVTSARISQLEDYLGVRLFQRTTRNLSPTEQGQAFYPGAVSVLEAVDQAEAKVMHLTDAPRGTLFVAAPLGMGRRLVAPQVPEFLAEYPEINMRLRLSDRAVDLTTEGLDLAFFLGQPADSNLKIRKIADCRRVLCAAPDYINRRGMPTDGAALLRDGHNCLNLRYPGASEFQWMLETAEGPQRFAVSGRHECDDGDVLTDWALAGEGIALKPVFEVATHLSAGRLLPVATKTLPVPVQMACLYTHRRHQDPKTRLFMDFMTERMARVIKEAEARTDLV; the protein is encoded by the coding sequence ATGTCTTATCTCGACAATATCCGCACCTTTGTCCGTGTCTATGAGCTTGGCTCCATGTCGGCGGCGGGGCGGGATCTGAGGATCTCACCGGCTGTAACTTCGGCACGAATTTCGCAGCTTGAGGATTATCTGGGCGTACGATTGTTTCAGCGCACCACGCGCAACCTGTCTCCAACCGAACAGGGGCAGGCGTTTTATCCGGGTGCGGTCTCGGTGCTGGAGGCGGTGGATCAGGCCGAAGCAAAGGTGATGCACCTGACCGATGCGCCGCGCGGTACCCTGTTTGTTGCGGCGCCTTTGGGGATGGGGCGGCGGCTGGTTGCGCCGCAGGTGCCGGAATTCCTGGCTGAGTACCCTGAGATCAACATGCGTTTGCGCCTGTCGGATCGTGCCGTGGATCTGACAACGGAAGGCCTGGATCTGGCGTTCTTTCTTGGTCAGCCTGCGGACAGCAACCTGAAAATCCGCAAGATCGCCGATTGCCGGAGGGTTCTATGTGCGGCGCCTGACTACATCAACAGGAGAGGGATGCCGACAGATGGCGCGGCGCTACTACGAGACGGGCACAATTGTCTCAATCTGCGCTATCCCGGTGCCAGCGAGTTCCAGTGGATGCTGGAGACGGCCGAAGGCCCGCAGCGGTTTGCCGTATCCGGGCGCCATGAATGTGACGACGGGGATGTGCTGACCGATTGGGCTTTGGCGGGTGAGGGGATTGCGCTGAAACCGGTGTTTGAGGTTGCGACGCATCTGTCAGCGGGGCGTCTGCTGCCTGTGGCAACGAAGACGCTGCCGGTGCCGGTTCAGATGGCTTGCCTATATACGCATCGTCGCCATCAGGATCCAAAGACGCGACTGTTTATGGATTTTATGACTGAGCGAATGGCCCGTGTCATCAAAGAGGCCGAAGCCCGTACAGATCTTGTTTAA
- a CDS encoding uracil-xanthine permease family protein, with protein sequence MADGSIGTPAQLRDPNYTPPLSQAIPLGIQHVLAMFVSNVTPAIIVAGAAGFGFGSNSPDFPELLYLIQMSMLFAGVATLLQTITLGPVGAALPIVQGTSFAFLPIMIPLVAGKGVDALGALYGGVLIGGVFHAVLGLFIGKIRFALPPLVTGLVVTMIGLALVKVGIQYAAGGVPAIGKPEYGSLLNWSAALVVIVATLGLKFFARGMLSVSAVLLGLLVGYIYALTVGMVSFDVIGNSWSRAAGFALPVPFKYGFEFSFAAIIGFCLMAFVSAVETVGDVSGITRGGAGREATDKEIAGATYADGLGSAVAGVFGGLPNTSFSQNVGLIAMTGVMSRHVVTCGAIFLIICGLVPKVGAIIRTIPIEVLGGGVIVMFGMVVAAGISMLSDVNWNRRNMVVFAISLSVGLGLQLEPGAVQYLPDTLRILMTSGLLPAAVIAIVLNLVLPEELADSATEEVSGGLAGRGQGSLGGK encoded by the coding sequence ATGGCCGATGGCTCCATAGGAACGCCAGCGCAGCTGCGCGATCCGAACTACACGCCGCCACTGAGCCAAGCGATACCGCTTGGGATCCAGCACGTGCTTGCGATGTTTGTTTCAAATGTTACCCCGGCCATCATTGTTGCCGGGGCTGCCGGGTTCGGGTTTGGCTCAAACTCGCCGGATTTTCCCGAGCTGTTGTATCTCATACAGATGTCCATGCTCTTTGCCGGTGTTGCAACGCTACTGCAGACCATCACGCTGGGGCCGGTGGGGGCTGCCCTTCCGATCGTGCAGGGGACCAGTTTTGCCTTTTTGCCGATCATGATTCCGCTGGTGGCGGGAAAAGGCGTGGATGCGCTGGGCGCGCTTTATGGTGGCGTGCTGATCGGGGGCGTGTTCCATGCAGTGTTAGGCCTGTTCATCGGCAAGATCCGCTTTGCTTTGCCGCCTTTGGTCACCGGTTTGGTCGTGACCATGATTGGGCTCGCCCTGGTGAAGGTCGGCATTCAATATGCCGCTGGCGGTGTGCCTGCGATAGGAAAGCCGGAGTATGGATCGCTCTTGAACTGGTCAGCGGCGTTGGTGGTGATCGTCGCGACGCTCGGGCTCAAGTTCTTTGCCCGTGGCATGTTGTCTGTATCCGCAGTGCTTCTAGGGCTGCTGGTGGGTTACATCTACGCGCTGACGGTGGGAATGGTGAGCTTTGACGTCATCGGCAACAGCTGGTCGCGCGCGGCTGGCTTTGCGCTGCCGGTTCCCTTCAAATACGGGTTCGAGTTTTCCTTTGCAGCCATCATCGGGTTCTGTCTGATGGCCTTTGTTTCGGCGGTAGAGACCGTTGGCGATGTCAGTGGCATCACCCGTGGTGGCGCGGGCCGAGAGGCGACGGACAAAGAGATCGCGGGGGCCACCTATGCCGATGGTCTTGGCTCCGCGGTCGCAGGGGTGTTTGGAGGCTTGCCCAATACCTCGTTCAGCCAGAACGTGGGACTTATCGCCATGACGGGAGTGATGAGCCGCCATGTGGTGACCTGTGGCGCGATCTTCCTGATCATCTGCGGGTTGGTGCCCAAGGTCGGTGCAATCATCCGCACCATTCCGATCGAGGTGCTGGGCGGAGGCGTCATTGTCATGTTCGGCATGGTGGTCGCGGCAGGAATCTCGATGCTGTCGGACGTGAACTGGAACCGGCGCAACATGGTGGTCTTTGCAATCTCACTTTCTGTTGGGCTGGGCCTTCAGTTGGAGCCAGGCGCGGTGCAATACCTCCCGGATACTTTGCGCATCCTGATGACCAGCGGCCTGTTGCCCGCTGCGGTGATTGCCATCGTTCTAAACCTCGTTCTACCCGAAGAGTTGGCGGACAGTGCAACCGAAGAAGTCTCAGGCGGTTTGGCTGGACGCGGACAAGGTAGTCTGGGCGGGAAATGA
- a CDS encoding ureidoglycolate lyase, with translation MSRVIKIRPISSEAFLPFGDVIDTSGAPDKIINQGRCGRYHDRAQMDFADGRAGLSLFNAEPRTLPLKLEMVERHPDGSQAFIPMSEHGFLVVVAEDLGTGPGAPLAFETKPGQAINFHRGIWHGVLTPLRAPGLFAVVDRIGAGANLQEHWFDTPYEVRRA, from the coding sequence ATGAGCCGAGTCATCAAGATCCGGCCGATCAGTTCTGAGGCCTTTCTTCCCTTCGGAGATGTGATCGATACCTCCGGTGCGCCCGACAAGATCATCAACCAGGGGCGTTGTGGACGCTACCATGATCGGGCGCAGATGGATTTTGCTGATGGGCGCGCCGGACTGAGTCTTTTCAATGCTGAGCCCAGAACGCTGCCCCTGAAGCTTGAGATGGTTGAGCGCCACCCGGACGGGAGCCAGGCCTTTATCCCCATGAGCGAACACGGCTTTCTTGTCGTGGTTGCCGAGGATTTAGGCACTGGCCCGGGCGCTCCGCTGGCGTTTGAGACAAAGCCGGGGCAGGCCATCAATTTTCACCGCGGAATCTGGCATGGTGTGTTGACGCCCCTGCGCGCGCCCGGTCTTTTTGCGGTGGTGGACAGGATCGGGGCAGGTGCCAACCTGCAGGAGCACTGGTTCGATACGCCCTATGAGGTGAGGCGCGCCTGA
- a CDS encoding type I glyceraldehyde-3-phosphate dehydrogenase, translating into MKIAINGFGRIGRAILRQIVCASEHKDIEVVQINDIAPLDLCAYLFQYDSTYGPLPGEVETEPGALRVLGRNIAFSRESDLKAVDLSGVDVVLECTGIARTSDVARRGLKAGARKVLISGPSPAAERTIVLGANEDTLGDAQIVSNASCTTNGLAPLIKILDDLFGIETAHMTTIHCYTNSQPLVDAPRGDFARSRSAAMSMVPTTTSAMHLIDEVLPHLKGRISGAAVRVPTASVSAVDLVTQLTNPVATENLISTLKAAVDRSAQLGWTELPLVSSDLRARPESLILAAPEARIIASSQLRLFGWYDNEWGFSARMLDVARLMSKA; encoded by the coding sequence ATGAAAATCGCCATCAACGGATTTGGTCGCATTGGCCGGGCAATCCTGCGCCAGATCGTCTGCGCGTCAGAACACAAAGACATCGAAGTCGTGCAGATCAACGATATCGCACCGCTCGACCTGTGCGCCTACCTGTTTCAATATGACAGCACCTACGGCCCCTTGCCCGGCGAGGTCGAAACGGAACCGGGCGCGTTGCGCGTCTTGGGCCGCAACATAGCCTTCAGCCGGGAAAGTGATCTGAAGGCTGTTGATCTGTCGGGCGTCGACGTCGTTCTCGAATGCACTGGTATTGCCCGCACGTCAGATGTAGCACGGCGGGGTCTGAAGGCTGGCGCACGAAAAGTTCTCATATCGGGCCCCTCGCCCGCAGCCGAACGCACAATCGTTCTGGGCGCCAATGAGGACACTCTTGGCGACGCGCAGATCGTTTCAAACGCCTCCTGCACCACCAATGGTCTGGCGCCGCTCATTAAGATTCTCGATGATCTGTTCGGGATCGAAACGGCCCATATGACAACGATCCACTGCTACACGAACTCCCAGCCGCTTGTGGATGCTCCGCGCGGCGATTTTGCTCGTTCCCGCAGCGCGGCCATGTCGATGGTGCCCACGACGACCTCAGCCATGCATTTGATTGATGAGGTGCTGCCACACCTCAAGGGGCGCATCAGCGGCGCCGCCGTGCGTGTGCCAACCGCAAGCGTTTCAGCCGTCGATCTGGTCACGCAACTCACAAACCCAGTCGCTACGGAGAATCTGATCAGCACTCTGAAAGCGGCCGTGGACCGCTCGGCCCAGCTTGGCTGGACAGAGTTGCCATTGGTGTCGTCGGATTTGCGCGCCCGGCCTGAATCGCTGATCCTTGCCGCCCCCGAAGCCCGGATCATAGCCAGCAGCCAACTTCGCCTGTTTGGCTGGTACGACAACGAATGGGGGTTCTCTGCCCGCATGCTGGATGTGGCTCGTCTGATGAGCAAGGCCTGA